A genomic window from Oceanobacillus timonensis includes:
- a CDS encoding ribonucleoside-diphosphate reductase subunit alpha has product MTIIIHPTSIQEKINNASQGLNIDADAWFQKVEKQTQGVTSDKKVNDTMIQTALENIDEANPDWTYAAARIYVGDLYKKAAANRGYDESEKYGSFYHLVKMLTEEGIYSDSFLEKYTKEEMDQVGRLIEPERDLLFNYLGIYTIATRYLATDHQKRVFELPQERWLIIAMHLMQDEPKNKRLEYIEESYWALSNLYMTVATPTLTNAGKTHGQLSSCFIDTVDDSLQAIYDSNTDIAKLSKNGGGIGVYMGKIRARGSSIKGFQGMSSGVVPWIKQLNNTAVSVDQLGTRKGAIAIYLDIWHRDIESFLDLKLNNGDDRMRAHDIFTGVCLPDYFMEQVENRGDWYLFDPHEVREVMGYSLEDFYDEEKGNGTWRQKYEECVANEDLSKEKVPAIELMKRLMRSQLESGTPFMFYRDEVNRQNANSHEGIIYCSNLCTEITQNQSPTEFVEEFLESENTIVRKYQAGDYVVCNLSSVNLGRAVSNDVLERLIPIQVRMLDNVIDINTLPIMQATITNHKYRAIGLGTFGWHHLLALKGIDWETEEAVQYADELYENIAYLTIKSSMELSKEKGAYSVYEGSKWSTGAYFDQKGYTSSKWTALKEEVKENGIRNGYLMAVAPNSTTAMIAGSTASIDPIFQVFYHEEKKDFKIPVTAPALDHNTYNIYRRSAYIVDQRYSVSQNAKRQRHIDQSLSFNIYVPNTIRASVLLDLHLQAWKEGLKTTYYVRSTSNDVEECEWCQS; this is encoded by the coding sequence ATGACCATTATTATTCATCCGACATCTATCCAAGAGAAAATAAATAACGCATCGCAAGGCTTAAATATAGATGCTGATGCCTGGTTTCAAAAAGTAGAAAAGCAGACGCAGGGTGTTACTTCCGATAAAAAAGTGAATGACACGATGATTCAGACTGCTCTTGAAAATATAGATGAAGCAAACCCGGATTGGACTTATGCAGCTGCCCGAATTTATGTGGGAGATTTATATAAAAAAGCTGCAGCTAACCGCGGTTATGACGAATCTGAAAAGTATGGTTCTTTCTATCACTTGGTTAAGATGCTGACAGAAGAAGGAATCTATTCCGATTCATTTCTTGAAAAGTATACAAAAGAAGAAATGGATCAGGTTGGCAGATTGATTGAACCGGAAAGAGATTTGTTATTTAACTATTTAGGCATTTATACGATTGCCACACGCTATTTAGCTACAGACCACCAGAAGCGTGTATTTGAACTTCCGCAGGAGCGTTGGTTGATTATTGCAATGCATTTGATGCAAGATGAACCGAAAAATAAACGCCTGGAATATATTGAAGAATCTTATTGGGCTTTAAGTAACTTATATATGACCGTGGCAACACCAACATTAACAAATGCGGGTAAAACACATGGCCAGCTTTCCAGCTGCTTTATTGATACAGTGGATGACAGCCTACAGGCAATTTATGACAGTAATACCGATATTGCCAAGCTTTCTAAAAACGGTGGCGGAATTGGTGTTTATATGGGCAAAATCCGTGCTAGAGGAAGCTCGATTAAAGGGTTTCAAGGAATGTCCAGCGGGGTTGTGCCTTGGATTAAACAATTGAATAACACAGCGGTCAGTGTGGATCAGCTCGGTACCCGGAAAGGCGCGATTGCGATTTATTTAGATATATGGCATCGTGATATCGAATCATTCCTGGATTTAAAACTAAATAATGGGGATGACCGCATGCGTGCGCATGATATCTTTACCGGCGTGTGCTTGCCTGATTACTTTATGGAACAGGTGGAAAATCGCGGAGATTGGTATTTATTTGATCCGCATGAAGTACGTGAGGTAATGGGCTATTCCTTAGAGGACTTCTATGATGAAGAAAAAGGGAATGGTACATGGCGCCAGAAATATGAAGAATGTGTTGCGAATGAAGATTTATCAAAAGAAAAAGTACCGGCTATTGAACTGATGAAACGTTTGATGCGTTCTCAGTTAGAATCCGGAACACCATTCATGTTTTATCGCGATGAAGTAAACCGTCAGAATGCAAATTCACATGAAGGTATTATTTATTGCTCTAACTTATGTACAGAAATCACACAAAATCAGTCACCGACTGAATTTGTGGAAGAGTTTTTAGAAAGCGAAAATACGATTGTCAGAAAATATCAGGCTGGCGATTATGTGGTTTGTAATTTAAGTTCCGTCAACCTGGGAAGAGCTGTTTCCAATGATGTCTTAGAGCGTCTGATTCCGATTCAGGTAAGAATGCTTGATAATGTAATTGATATCAACACATTACCAATTATGCAGGCGACTATTACAAATCACAAATACCGCGCCATAGGTCTGGGCACATTTGGATGGCATCATCTTCTTGCGTTGAAAGGAATCGATTGGGAAACAGAAGAAGCCGTTCAATATGCAGATGAGTTGTACGAAAACATTGCTTATTTAACGATTAAAAGCAGTATGGAATTGAGTAAAGAAAAAGGTGCTTATTCTGTTTATGAAGGAAGTAAATGGAGCACAGGTGCTTATTTTGACCAGAAAGGCTATACCAGCTCTAAATGGACTGCTTTAAAAGAAGAGGTTAAAGAGAACGGTATTCGTAACGGTTATTTAATGGCTGTTGCACCGAACTCTACAACAGCGATGATTGCAGGTTCTACAGCAAGTATCGATCCGATTTTCCAAGTATTTTATCACGAAGAGAAGAAAGACTTTAAAATCCCTGTAACAGCTCCGGCTTTAGATCATAACACGTACAATATCTATCGCCGTTCTGCATATATTGTCGACCAGCGTTATTCTGTCAGCCAGAATGCAAAACGTCAGCGTCATATTGATCAGAGTTTATCATTTAACATTTATGTACCGAATACGATTCGTGCTTCTGTATTACTCGACTTACATTTACAAGCGTGGAAAGAAGGACTGAAGACAACGTATTATGTCCGTTCCACATCTAATGATGTCGAAGAGTGTGAATGGTGTCAGAGTTGA
- a CDS encoding flavodoxin, giving the protein MVSELRVLIAYLSYSGNTEETAAYIGDYLNKEGATVEWHRIGIDALNDPAMYDLIFLGTFTWDKGSTPDEVKDFVLEIGYKPENMVIFGTGETQFGGEALFCKAAEKLAYFYGSHYPVLKIEQSPRGSQESKIEQWLEGVLNHAKSNA; this is encoded by the coding sequence ATGGTGTCAGAGTTGAGGGTTCTTATCGCGTATTTAAGTTATAGCGGTAATACAGAAGAAACGGCTGCGTATATCGGAGATTATTTAAATAAAGAAGGGGCAACAGTTGAGTGGCATCGAATCGGTATCGATGCACTCAACGACCCTGCAATGTACGATCTTATTTTTTTAGGAACATTCACATGGGATAAGGGATCTACACCAGATGAGGTGAAGGATTTTGTATTAGAAATAGGATATAAACCGGAAAATATGGTTATTTTCGGAACCGGCGAAACACAATTTGGCGGGGAAGCATTATTCTGTAAAGCTGCTGAAAAGTTAGCTTATTTTTACGGTAGTCATTATCCAGTTCTTAAAATTGAACAATCCCCGCGGGGTTCCCAGGAAAGTAAGATTGAACAGTGGCTGGAAGGAGTATTAAATCATGCAAAAAGTAACGCTTGA
- a CDS encoding ribonucleotide-diphosphate reductase subunit beta, whose protein sequence is MQKVTLERAKTLEPRFPNKSTGLFGGESSGILNWNDIAYPHWYKIYKKLIGNYWQADEINMSSDVKQFPSLSEEEQDAYLKIIGLLSTLDGPQTRTALLISLYATDASVQSIMAVIAQQEAVHNESYSYVLSSVVSWNEQNESFQLGRTDELLMKRNELLTEQYNAFVENPTIENILKTLVYTSLLEGMFFYSGFAFFYHLARQNKMVGTSTMISYINRDELEHGRFITELFRATLAENPEYNNNEFIQWVYDHFHQSVELELEWSHYALAGVEGIDMDELDGYVKYRANKMLRMMGLEELYPENVENPMKWIRAYVDNVDGTKTDFFEQKSRQYTKTSDLNGFDDL, encoded by the coding sequence ATGCAAAAAGTAACGCTTGAACGTGCTAAAACGTTAGAGCCGCGTTTTCCAAATAAATCAACAGGATTATTCGGAGGCGAATCAAGTGGCATTCTAAATTGGAATGATATTGCTTATCCACATTGGTATAAAATCTATAAAAAACTTATCGGTAATTATTGGCAAGCGGATGAAATCAATATGTCCAGTGATGTAAAACAATTTCCTTCTTTATCGGAAGAAGAGCAGGATGCTTATTTAAAAATCATTGGGCTGTTATCCACATTGGATGGACCGCAAACAAGAACAGCGCTGTTAATTTCACTTTATGCCACCGATGCTTCTGTGCAATCGATTATGGCAGTGATTGCCCAGCAGGAAGCTGTTCATAATGAAAGTTATTCCTATGTATTGTCATCCGTTGTTTCTTGGAATGAACAGAATGAATCGTTCCAGTTAGGGAGAACAGATGAATTATTGATGAAGCGGAATGAACTGCTTACAGAGCAATATAATGCATTTGTGGAAAACCCGACAATAGAAAATATTCTTAAAACACTAGTATATACTTCTCTGTTAGAAGGAATGTTTTTCTATTCTGGATTTGCTTTCTTCTATCATTTGGCAAGACAGAATAAAATGGTCGGGACCTCGACAATGATTAGCTATATTAACCGTGATGAACTGGAGCACGGCCGCTTTATTACAGAACTGTTCCGGGCAACACTAGCTGAGAATCCGGAGTATAATAATAACGAATTTATTCAATGGGTTTATGACCATTTCCATCAGTCTGTTGAGCTGGAATTAGAATGGTCACACTATGCGCTTGCAGGTGTGGAAGGTATTGATATGGATGAGCTGGACGGCTATGTCAAATACCGTGCCAATAAAATGCTGCGTATGATGGGCTTAGAAGAACTTTATCCAGAAAATGTGGAAAACCCGATGAAATGGATTCGTGCATATGTGGATAACGTGGATGGAACAAAAACGGATTTCTTTGAACAGAAATCACGTCAATATACAAAAACAAGTGATTTAAATGGTTTTGATGACTTGTAA
- a CDS encoding N-acetylmuramoyl-L-alanine amidase, whose product MEKKIKRVYLLAALLFIISIFLPSLSFASSNSYEVSSPVLNIRSEPSNNASLVGQFTKGDTVNAFDEQHGWIQTYYGGEPVWIAKHHLISTGNSDQEQTAAETETVDTSSEEATAEPVAETTEEVTVAADSIYVRSGPDTSDTIISYAYKGDSFDVHSTSGDWLEISLDGGETGWIASWLTTDGNVNEEETTEDAAPTVEAAQTQSSSSGSLSGYNIVIDPGHGGKDPGAIGLNNVQEKDVVTSTADHVVQHLEEAGANVIMTRSSDYFVSLDERVQMSNKNNTDAFISLHYDSFSAVPVSGVTTYYNSDSDTGLADSLNSTLASTVPLPSKGTKQANYKVLAETDAPSVLIELGYITNPNDLTTVQSADYQSSAGRAITNGLINYLNN is encoded by the coding sequence ATGGAAAAGAAAATAAAAAGAGTTTACCTATTAGCAGCACTTTTATTTATAATCAGTATTTTCTTACCAAGTTTAAGTTTTGCAAGTAGTAATAGTTATGAAGTAAGCTCTCCCGTGTTAAACATTCGAAGCGAACCATCGAATAATGCTTCTCTTGTTGGCCAATTTACAAAGGGAGATACAGTAAATGCTTTTGACGAACAGCATGGTTGGATTCAAACGTATTATGGCGGAGAACCTGTCTGGATTGCAAAACACCATCTTATTTCCACTGGCAATTCCGATCAGGAACAAACAGCTGCTGAAACAGAAACGGTTGATACAAGCAGTGAAGAAGCAACGGCAGAACCAGTTGCAGAAACGACGGAAGAAGTGACTGTTGCTGCAGACAGCATCTATGTCCGTTCCGGTCCGGATACATCTGATACGATTATTTCCTATGCCTACAAAGGAGATTCTTTTGACGTTCATTCCACTTCCGGAGATTGGCTTGAAATTTCCTTGGACGGCGGGGAAACAGGATGGATTGCATCCTGGTTGACGACGGATGGAAATGTGAATGAAGAAGAAACCACGGAAGATGCTGCTCCAACTGTAGAAGCAGCCCAAACACAATCCAGCAGTTCCGGATCTCTATCCGGTTATAACATTGTCATTGATCCTGGCCATGGAGGAAAAGATCCGGGAGCAATCGGGTTAAATAATGTTCAAGAAAAAGATGTTGTCACATCAACAGCTGATCATGTGGTTCAACACCTTGAAGAAGCCGGAGCCAATGTCATTATGACAAGAAGCAGCGATTATTTTGTTTCTTTAGATGAAAGAGTACAAATGAGCAATAAGAACAATACCGATGCTTTTATCAGTTTACATTATGATAGTTTCTCTGCTGTCCCGGTAAGCGGTGTAACAACGTATTATAACTCTGACAGTGATACTGGTTTGGCAGATTCACTCAACAGTACACTAGCTTCTACTGTTCCCTTACCATCAAAAGGAACAAAGCAGGCGAATTATAAAGTACTTGCTGAAACAGATGCTCCATCTGTACTTATTGAACTTGGGTATATTACCAACCCGAATGATTTAACGACTGTACAGTCTGCGGACTATCAATCTAGTGCAGGTCGGGCAATTACCAACGGTCTTATTAATTATTTAAATAACTAA
- a CDS encoding flavodoxin family protein yields MSTIVFHGSTRKNSNTEILTYEAVPENQGTHVYLRDYTIYPIIDQRHDSNGFTPVNDDHTKLIDLLLAHDTIVFATPIYWYSMSALMKLFIDRWSQILRDANYPDFRKKLSQKKVYVIIVGGDNPFIKGLPLIQQFQYICDFYKMHFAGYVIGKASKPGDIWNDKRAFKAASTLLSSEDDQ; encoded by the coding sequence ATGAGCACGATTGTTTTCCATGGATCAACACGCAAGAACAGTAACACCGAGATTCTAACTTATGAAGCTGTACCTGAAAATCAGGGCACCCATGTTTATTTACGTGATTATACGATCTATCCTATCATTGATCAAAGACATGATTCCAATGGCTTTACCCCCGTAAATGATGATCATACGAAACTGATTGATTTGCTATTAGCGCATGACACCATCGTTTTTGCCACGCCTATTTACTGGTACAGCATGTCTGCGTTAATGAAATTATTTATTGATCGCTGGTCACAAATTTTAAGAGATGCAAATTATCCTGATTTCAGAAAGAAACTATCTCAAAAAAAAGTGTATGTCATTATTGTTGGCGGTGATAACCCCTTTATTAAAGGATTGCCGCTGATTCAGCAATTTCAATATATATGCGATTTTTATAAAATGCATTTTGCAGGCTATGTTATTGGAAAAGCTAGTAAACCAGGTGATATATGGAATGATAAAAGAGCTTTTAAAGCTGCTTCAACATTACTTTCTTCTGAAGATGATCAATAA
- a CDS encoding ABC transporter permease: MHNSLKVAKWELKRNLKNKTFIIGLFITPAIFILFFFLGSLFSDSDDNADADENMTVYVNENIGFFEEMEAINREQNFGWDIQRTDMLKSEITEVDEPYTAYLFINEQSLEENRIATYTSEESDPLFPGQLQTLTAPLQMIKAEASGLSQQEINQLFEPITFVEGTDQGEGSTPSSIEENSLIDLENPWETIIPGVFAGIIMLSITFTGMAIFQSASQEKKDKIAEIILSSLTPSELMQGKIIGYFMLGLIQVAVFIIILLPFTVWQTDIPIVENLFVPRTIFFVLIALLSYLMFASIFVGVGATMSDISSSGNLQGLVMMLPFLQFAVIGPVISNPEGIFATVSTYIPFTAPLTLLIRLTLLDSWPWMEIIISIAVMVLSIYIFMKLAGKIFKVGILLYGKNATPKEIWKWIRM; the protein is encoded by the coding sequence ATGCATAACTCCCTGAAAGTTGCGAAATGGGAATTAAAACGGAATCTAAAAAACAAAACATTTATCATTGGCCTATTTATAACACCTGCTATCTTCATTTTGTTTTTCTTTTTAGGTTCTTTATTTTCAGATTCAGATGACAATGCAGACGCGGATGAAAATATGACCGTGTACGTGAATGAAAATATTGGCTTTTTTGAAGAAATGGAAGCCATCAACAGAGAACAGAATTTCGGATGGGATATACAGCGTACAGATATGCTTAAATCGGAAATAACAGAGGTTGATGAACCTTATACAGCATATCTATTTATTAATGAACAATCCTTGGAAGAAAATCGGATTGCCACATACACCAGTGAAGAGTCTGACCCATTATTTCCCGGGCAATTACAGACACTGACTGCTCCTTTACAGATGATAAAGGCAGAAGCATCCGGTCTCAGCCAACAGGAGATAAATCAATTATTTGAACCAATCACTTTTGTAGAAGGAACAGATCAAGGAGAGGGATCAACCCCTTCCAGTATAGAAGAAAATTCGCTGATTGATTTAGAAAATCCTTGGGAAACCATTATTCCCGGTGTCTTCGCTGGTATTATTATGCTTTCTATTACGTTTACAGGAATGGCTATTTTTCAGAGTGCATCTCAAGAGAAAAAAGATAAGATTGCAGAAATTATTTTATCTTCTTTAACCCCTTCCGAGCTAATGCAGGGAAAAATTATCGGGTACTTTATGTTAGGTCTTATCCAGGTCGCTGTCTTTATCATTATTTTACTTCCATTTACTGTTTGGCAGACAGATATCCCGATTGTAGAAAATCTATTTGTACCAAGAACCATTTTCTTTGTATTGATTGCTCTGTTGAGTTATTTGATGTTTGCATCTATTTTTGTTGGTGTCGGCGCGACCATGTCTGATATTTCCAGCTCCGGTAATCTGCAAGGCCTTGTTATGATGCTGCCATTTCTGCAGTTTGCAGTTATTGGACCGGTTATCAGTAATCCAGAGGGCATATTCGCCACTGTGAGCACTTATATCCCGTTTACGGCACCTCTAACATTACTTATCCGGCTAACCTTGTTAGATAGTTGGCCATGGATGGAGATTATCATTTCTATTGCGGTTATGGTGTTAAGTATCTATATATTTATGAAGCTGGCAGGAAAGATTTTTAAAGTAGGTATTCTTTTATATGGCAAAAATGCAACCCCCAAAGAAATCTGGAAATGGATTCGCATGTAA
- a CDS encoding ABC transporter ATP-binding protein: MNTLLTVDNLKKSFKDKEALKGISFEVYRGEIMAILGPNGAGKSTTIRNIMGIMYPDSGEVHFHHQKGKAIPKSKIGYLPEERGLYKDVKVMDILLYLADLKDYPLDKAKERVLTYLKKFDLEGKENTSVEELSKGMSQKVQFIGAILHEPELLILDEPFSGLDPVSQEIFKEEIASLAANGTAILLSSHQMNLIEQMCDRLFMMQHGQKVIYGTLDEVKKQYANFKCILQGENPPALLEKIPEVDRIEYNGNHAILHLQKEVIPHHWLKQLPDALDVQELHINRISLHEIFIDIATDKHSVSQEGGSQHA; this comes from the coding sequence GTGAACACTTTATTAACAGTAGATAATCTTAAAAAATCTTTTAAAGATAAAGAAGCTCTAAAAGGCATTTCTTTCGAAGTGTATCGTGGAGAAATTATGGCTATCCTGGGCCCGAACGGTGCAGGTAAATCTACGACAATCCGCAATATTATGGGGATTATGTACCCTGACAGTGGAGAAGTTCATTTTCATCACCAAAAGGGAAAAGCCATTCCGAAATCAAAAATCGGTTATCTGCCCGAAGAAAGAGGTCTATATAAAGATGTAAAGGTGATGGATATCCTTTTATACCTCGCAGATTTAAAGGATTACCCTTTAGATAAAGCGAAAGAACGCGTTTTAACGTATCTGAAGAAATTTGATTTAGAAGGAAAAGAAAATACTTCTGTGGAAGAACTCTCTAAAGGAATGAGTCAAAAAGTACAGTTTATCGGTGCAATTCTTCATGAACCGGAATTACTTATTCTTGATGAGCCTTTTTCCGGGCTAGATCCCGTCAGCCAGGAAATTTTCAAAGAAGAAATTGCTTCTTTAGCAGCAAATGGCACTGCCATTCTGCTTTCCTCCCACCAAATGAATCTTATAGAGCAAATGTGCGATCGTCTTTTTATGATGCAGCATGGCCAGAAAGTGATTTATGGAACATTAGATGAGGTGAAAAAGCAATATGCTAATTTCAAATGTATCCTGCAGGGAGAGAACCCGCCTGCCCTGTTAGAAAAAATTCCTGAAGTCGATCGGATTGAATATAACGGCAATCATGCGATTCTTCACCTGCAAAAAGAAGTTATTCCGCATCATTGGTTAAAGCAATTACCCGATGCATTAGATGTACAGGAGCTACATATTAACCGTATCTCTCTACATGAAATTTTCATTGATATTGCTACGGATAAACATTCGGTTTCGCAGGAAGGAGGGTCACAACATGCATAA
- a CDS encoding DoxX family protein has translation MMNFLRTNKYIAGLWAVIRLYLGYTWLTSGWGKIAGGEFDAGGYLQGALGNPDVPGWWSTFLDAVAIPNAGLFSIVVMWGEVFIGLGLILGIFTNLAALMGVVMNFSFLLSGTLSTNPQMAILGVFIAIAGANAGRYGLDRWVMPYLKGTWNQRMKKEKHSESYVA, from the coding sequence ATGATGAACTTTTTAAGAACGAACAAGTATATTGCGGGTCTTTGGGCAGTTATTCGACTTTATCTAGGATATACATGGTTAACATCTGGTTGGGGCAAAATTGCAGGTGGAGAATTTGATGCAGGCGGTTATTTGCAAGGCGCTTTAGGAAATCCGGATGTACCGGGATGGTGGTCTACATTTCTGGATGCTGTAGCTATTCCGAACGCTGGCCTATTTTCAATCGTTGTGATGTGGGGAGAAGTATTTATTGGACTTGGGCTAATCTTGGGCATTTTCACAAACCTTGCTGCACTTATGGGTGTTGTGATGAACTTCTCTTTCTTACTTAGCGGAACACTATCTACTAATCCGCAAATGGCCATATTAGGAGTCTTTATTGCTATTGCTGGCGCGAATGCTGGAAGATATGGTTTAGACCGCTGGGTAATGCCTTATTTAAAAGGCACTTGGAATCAACGTATGAAAAAAGAGAAACACAGTGAAAGTTATGTAGCCTAA
- a CDS encoding MFS transporter codes for MSAQAQADSQNDKIFSRDFLYIWIANFFIFLGFQMTIPTIPLFVKDLGGSDQMVGIIVGIFTFSALLIRPYAGHALESKGRGFVYLIGLGIFVLSVGAFAFTASILFLIIIRIIQGVGWGFSTTAGGTVATDLIPPRKRGEGMGYFGLSGNIALSFGPSLGLTLAALISYQQLFLICALGGVIAFLFAMRIHYKKVDPAHLTKVARFDVLEKNALQPSILLFFITFAFGGIATFLPLHAIERGVEGIQLYFFIFAVFIMVSRLFSGRLYDRKGHKVIFLPAVVLIFLSMLLLAWLPSTTVLLIAAALFGLGFGAVQPTLQAWAVNRAPANRKGMANATFFSCFDLGVGIGAILFGQIAAAFNYTSIYLTAAVSIIISMLIYIFTALGKTSDNVKVG; via the coding sequence ATGTCAGCCCAGGCGCAAGCAGACTCGCAAAATGATAAGATTTTTTCACGAGACTTTCTATATATTTGGATAGCGAACTTTTTTATTTTCTTAGGTTTTCAAATGACTATTCCCACTATACCATTATTTGTGAAAGACCTTGGCGGCAGTGATCAGATGGTGGGTATCATTGTAGGTATTTTTACATTTTCTGCTTTGTTAATACGCCCTTATGCCGGCCATGCGCTGGAAAGCAAGGGAAGAGGATTTGTTTATTTGATTGGATTAGGCATTTTTGTCCTGTCTGTAGGCGCTTTTGCATTTACAGCAAGTATTTTATTTTTAATTATTATTCGGATTATCCAGGGCGTCGGCTGGGGGTTTTCGACTACAGCCGGAGGGACAGTAGCAACAGACTTGATTCCGCCCCGTAAAAGAGGAGAGGGGATGGGTTATTTCGGTTTATCCGGAAATATTGCTCTATCTTTCGGACCAAGTTTAGGGCTAACGTTAGCTGCCCTGATTTCATATCAGCAATTGTTCTTAATATGTGCACTCGGCGGCGTTATTGCTTTTCTTTTTGCCATGCGCATCCACTATAAAAAAGTGGACCCGGCACATTTGACGAAAGTAGCACGCTTTGATGTATTGGAGAAAAATGCATTACAACCATCGATTTTATTATTTTTTATTACATTTGCTTTCGGTGGAATAGCTACATTTCTGCCGTTGCATGCGATAGAAAGAGGCGTAGAAGGGATTCAACTTTATTTCTTTATTTTTGCTGTATTTATCATGGTTTCCCGCCTTTTTTCGGGCAGACTATATGATAGAAAAGGCCATAAAGTAATTTTCCTGCCGGCCGTTGTGCTTATATTCCTGTCGATGCTTCTGTTAGCATGGCTGCCAAGCACGACCGTTTTATTAATAGCGGCAGCTTTATTTGGTCTCGGGTTTGGAGCGGTACAGCCGACATTACAAGCCTGGGCAGTCAACCGGGCTCCTGCAAACCGGAAAGGGATGGCGAATGCGACCTTCTTCTCCTGCTTTGACTTAGGAGTAGGAATAGGCGCTATTCTTTTCGGGCAAATTGCAGCAGCTTTTAACTATACATCTATTTATTTAACAGCAGCGGTTTCTATCATTATTTCGATGCTGATTTATATATTTACTGCCCTTGGAAAAACATCTGATAATGTAAAGGTGGGTTAA